Genomic DNA from Bemisia tabaci chromosome 2, PGI_BMITA_v3:
CGGTAGTCATGACACTGACGTCAGCTGCAAGGTGCAAAACTTGAATAATTAAGAATTCGGAAGCGATGGGGCACTCGGGCACTTTTCTCGTGATATCCCGAATCAGGGAAAAATGTAATTACGACCCTCCTCCATGCCTTAAGCTACTTTTGATGCGAAACGTTTTTCCCCCGAAACTCCAATgtcaatgtattatttttatttcattccatGCACTTAAATGCAGTAACCTATCCTATCGATACAGACTTTTATTCAACTATACCATAACACATTTATGCCTTAAAGTCCTTTCACTGTCGAGCCGTATGCCTTTACAACTTCTAAACTATGCACACATTGAAAGATATTTTCTGATTGTTTGCAAATCCCTAATCAAGTGATGTTACTTAATACTTGCTTAGGCTGTAATACACATTTGTCAGTCAATCACTGTTACAGTATACGTACTgagttattattttaaattgattatTATACCTGACTTACTATACTTTTCATAATGTTACACCGTAAAAAAGGATCATACATACTTACCCAGAGCGCATTCAAATGATAAAAGATTGCGACTTGAAGTAAGGTCCTTGGAATATTATACAGTCAATTTTGACAACAGACTTAGGTTCATCATGTAGTGAAACTCAATGCAGTTATTTGACGGAGAAACAGTTCAAAAATTAGAGGTTACATATATAAATATTGAATTAAACCATCGCCtcaagagcattttttaaaGCAAACTTGTTTCAATAAccgatttcttcattttttctatgatttttattttaaaggaacGATATTGTATCAATGTCGTGAGAATAGAAGTATATGTAAAAGATGTACAAATGTACAATATATGCCGTAAACCCAGTTACATTGTGATTCTATTAAATAAATGACGATTAACCTCTTAACAAATTACCCATATACCCATTTATTATTCACATAGCATCTTCTTATTAATTTTCTTGtgtgtgttctttttttcttttttttaataatttaacaaATTTATGGCTTGAatattttccactgatttttttctacatgatcagtcaaaaattgacaatatttctttctttccccTAATGACTGTTatcttttcatattttaatgTTATTCTAGAGCTTTTACGAGCTTTTCTAGAGCTTTTCTAAAGCAATTAGATTTACTCCATAATACCCATAATCTAATCGGCAAGCTGCTTTAATACATGAAGAAATGCGAATAAAATCAATAATAAATTGGTGCATTTCAAAGTTTGTTGTTAAGAATGAGGATGAGACTTGAGAGTAAATTATATCAGCTGTATCTCAATACCACAGCGGCTCAATGCGtattatttctgaaatgtaTAAGTAAGTAAATTAAGTTGTCATACTTGTAAATAATCATCATTTTGTACATAAAgactgtatttttttaactgatttttcaattgtatttatgtaaaaaatgcTGTAAATGTGGAACATATTTTAGTATCATCATCAATACCTTAGTTTACTCGTTATTTATTTCCAAGTTAAAAAACTTTCATGGGTTTCATGGGTATGGATaagtgcaaagaatgtcggaggagaggttgcccaaaaaagttttggattgggtaccacctgagAAAAGGCAACGGGACGCCCCATGAGGGGATGGCGGCAGGGccttgacgaagagatgttccGTTGTTAGTTGCCTGATAATCTTTGGGAAGATAGGCGTGGAGTTTGAGTGTCGCAGAACACCAAAGTGCATCGTAGGAGTGACTTTCATGcatgtatgtaaaaaaatgtattcatacGCTGGCTTTGAACTCAAAAAATAGATCCATCGAGTAGAAATGGTAAATCTACAAaggtatttttgaaagaaaaaaaatgggggaaaccCGTGTGTACACTATCTCAATACAATATACATCGGGTAAATGTTAAGGAAAATATGTTTGATTTTTGTAAACCCTCTGTTTTTTactcacatttttcaaaaaggaaccactatttcagCCTCAAAAATGAAAGCACTCATCTGCAAACATGCATCAAGCCGCTTTCacatagcgcagcctcgcgctctgcgacgcccaatcgccattcagccatgctaaggaagaacgccgtatgaaccttcaggcgatgccaaatttcctttgacaaatcactaattttcaagaacatttttgaatatttttcttccaatcgttcagatacttttgctcgcaattccaccgaaaagtcctgaaaatttcaagggaaaatattcacaactttcctaagaaacgaacattttatcgaaggaaatttggcaactctcgaatgttcatacggtgttcttccttagcacggcagcattgcccACTATCCTCCCGGAGATCGTCAGGCATTTGGCACTCCTGATCTCCTCTCTGATCACCTATCTGCATGCCTATTATTGCCTATGGAAATTAATGACGTACATATTGTTTTCAAAAGAGCCAGGAAAAAATTCCTCATCGCAAGATGTGAGGTCAATGTTGTGCCACTccgtcgttttccgcacgaaagaacgtaactacatttcaatgttgccaaatttcctttcgtaaattgcatttcaaccagaaaagtattgggcatttctaactgaaaatttcactgatttttcttccgattttatgcaaaaatcagacaaatttggatataaattgcacacttacatttttgtaaaataaattaattgttggagtcaatttggcaaccttggattggagttacgttccttcgtgcgggagacgacgactCGTGCTATCGTTCGGAGATCGGGATGAATTCTCCTGCAAATGACGAGGTGATACTCGCTGAAGTTTGCTCTTAAGTTATGGGTCTACGATGTGAGATTGCATTACGTTTGAAGATTTCGGCGTCACGTGGGGAGATGCGCTGGCTTAGTTTCATTATAGACGCCGATACATCGATGACCAAGCAAAATAATTGGAGGTTAAGCGAAAGAGGTGGCATGGTCACCTATGAAAAACATTTATACTCTCGTTTTCGGCAAGTCAGGCTGAACTCAATTACAGACTCCTGAGTTTCAAAGAAATAGATCTCGTTTCTGAAAATCTTACCTTAACTGCAAAGTAGACGTAAATGTTGAGAAATAAACGTCGAAACAGTGACTGCTTCAGCTTAGAGCTCGGATCATCTTAAAATTTGGTCAAATTAAAGtcgctatttttaaaatttacataaagATCAAACACGAGAGGATAATATCATCATAGACTTTCACGAAATTAAATCCGCAGACTACGATATATCACTTTATTTCAAGATGGAGTGAGAGCCAGAGAGGCGTAAGTGCAttgcaatgttgtaaaattttacctcaACGAAAAGCTCCCACCAAAATCCGACTtgtaaaaagattttttttttttcgaattgaaAATCGTGAAGAAACTCTCTGTAATTAAATCCGACGGTGAGCTTTTCAAAATTGACCGTTAGAGATCTATCATGAGATGAGACGCAGCCCTAAATAAAAACGCTTTTTTTCTTACTGTTATTGTAAACAACTTTACTAATGGTCCGCGCAACttggaaacgccttcatttacaAGTGGCGGCAACTTAATCAACAAGACAACAGCACTTGTTTGCCTACTCAAACGCTTGAAGGGGATTTAGAAGTCCATAGAGTACCTACTATTTTTTAGATTGGTCTTATTACACATCGCAACTTTTGTCACGGTCTACTCATTACGAGGATGGTAGTAACCAAAATCTGACAATCGGTTCTTAATTGGTACAAGATTGGCTTTTAACCAAACTCACAATTGAAATTCGACTTTACACCTTGACAAACAGGCGAATCAAATTCAAGTAAATTCACGATAAATTCTGCATGAGAGTGTCAATCATCTTACAttcagaaacaataaaaatatatatttattaattatgtaaaaaaatgcattgattATAACATGTACAAAACATAAGGGTACTTATTGACTCATTGAAAAAGGccacaaaaattgatgaaaaacgGGATACTTGCATTGCACTTTAGATAATCCAGAGGTTTAAGACAATTCAAAGCTTCAAGCTATATGTGACAAATACAGCAAGGCCTCGCTGATAAACCTCATGCTTAGGTTAAAAACAGTTCAAAAATAAGAGCCAATCGGCGTTCAGCTTTGGTTTCTGGATTCTTTATCAACCTGTTTaagttttatgaaatttgaCAATTGCTTAACTCGTAGTCTAGACCAAATAGCATGGTTCGAAAGAGCATGGATGCTGGCTGCGGCTTGAGCAGCGGCCTCAGGGTATCGGACAGTCGTGCAACCAAGACCTGAAACATGATGGTAGCAATTCTTCATTAATATTGATATgctgaaattattcaaaaaaggCTCTTAAAGGCCCGATGAAATGACGAAATTATTCTATGTTTAgtaataaactttaaaaaatggctcaTAGAAAAGgaattggttttttaaaaaaacgggcGTTGGGGGGAGGACTTTGGATACCCACCCCCACCTCTACGGATAGTCAAACTTTCAGATTGTTTTAAGAGGATATGGtgattgtaaaattttcgtaaAACAAGCAACTGTTATATTGGTTTACTATCGCGAATTTTATCAAAGGTAAATGACGTGTAGAGTACGAGGCACGTATTAGAAACGCGACAAATAACTCAGAAACTGAGAGATATGCAGTTCAAAAAGCTcaacttttccgaaaatttgcAATGCCCCGATTTTGCGCCGAACTGAATGACGTGATTCGGCACTTATCATAAGCGAGCACTGGTTTCTAAGACTCTCGTCAAATACCTTAAATCGACAATATATCCGTCGTTGGAAATTCAATTGAGTCTTTGGGCTTTTTGAAAGCTGGCTTGTCCGGGATTTTGACTCCAAATATATGCACTAAATCAATGGTACTTTCAGAATGTTAAATAAAAGCCACAAGCTTTAGTGAACAATTTATATAGTGGACTACAATTTAGATTGCAAGCAAACACTGGCATATCGTGGTTTAGGTGGTAAATGTAAATGTTACCTGAGGGAGTATTGAGAGATGACCAGATATCATGACTAGCTTCTCCCGAAGAGAGGGGAGGACAATTTATGACAGGCATAACTGTGTTACCGGCAATTACAGGGCCTAGCCCGTTGCTGCGCCCGGCAACAGCGATGAATACAACAGGCTCGGAACTACctgaaaatgagtaaaaaaatgcagttttcactttaaaaaagacaaatagagatagagaaaataaaaaaccaatacctaggGTTGCCCCAGGATTTCGCAAATGAAATTTCCTtacaattccctgatttccctgacacattttggcgaaattccctgacaattgaattCATGATGGTTCAGAGGACATAGTTGAAAATAGTTcgcaggcaaaatttgttattGGAAACCTCAAACCTATTCTAGGaggcaaataaaggtgatttaacaaattgtccctgatattttcgtcattttccctaattttttaaaattccctaacatttcccagttttccctgactgtaaCAACCCCGAATACCTAAGTATTCACAGGCTGCGGGGGTGCCTTCATCCTCGatgcaaaaaaacaacaattaaCCCTGTTTTACTAGAAAAGAGATTTTTAGGATACCTATCtaagtagcagtgatcgtgataagttgcgatttgattggagaatttatcgcgatttcatcgacgtcaatttattgcgatattattgaataaaaaattgcattttcatagcttaaatttgaaataaaatcgcgattttatcgacggcgattcatCGCAATATTACTGAAcataaaatcgtgataaatcCAGATAAGATTCCAATTTTATCGAACTCGATTTCACAGACATACAATCGCAACATGGTTGGGATAATCGCTCGGATGTTGACGATCCTAATAGTGATTTCATCGTCAATAAATTGTAGAAACATTGcaacttcaaaatattcatttcaaaatatcacAATTTTTCGGAGCAATGTAAATCGCGGGGACGCGTTTGAAAAGTAGTGAAACAGCAAATTgggggaatggagatgttgcatgtgtgaggaatttgcgatttgactgtagattcttgtgtaaaagttcgcgagaaacacgatggtgccactggttttctctgaaatcaactcccaagctcaaaaaaagctctcaagttgaggccaaaatggaggggatatcccacgctattctgagagtccacctctacatcaagtcaaactctccatgcaaagatagggagcaaatacttgagagctttttttgagcttgaaagttgatttcagagagaaccagtggcaccattgtgtttctcgcgaacttttgcataagaatcaacagtcaaatcggaaattcctcacacatgcaacatctttattCGTCGCCGGATcggaaatgggcctgttgcaaacttttgctagagcaaaactaagagttgtttcctacagataatgcctcaaaaatcacgatgagcgcatcggcaaagtctgaaatgcactcataacttcacaatctgcgtaagaaatttgcggttttttgagcttcccgcttcgaaaacgatactacggtacaggtgaacattttgttagaggagtcgttccattggcgacaatactcatcatggccgacgccagtccgccaaaacacgtgtgatgggacgagataacacttgaacaggattaaaccatataacaatcggcgtgtttacgttcatattttcctcgcccgccttaattgaccttgaactctcctcgaattacgcgaggaactgcgcaagcgtcggccatgatgaatatcgccgacgatggagcgactcctctaacaaaatgttcacctgtgcagtagtatcgtttttgaagcgggaagctcaaaataacgcaaatttcttacgcagattgtgaagttatgagtgcatttcagactttgccgatgcgctcatcgtgatttttgaggcattatctataggaaacaactcttcattctgctctagcaaaagtttgcaacaggcccattccaaaGAACATCTTGCTAACGGATTGACCAGGGTCCATCGACCTTGTTTTAGTGTCAGTAACCAAGTTTTTGGCTCAAAAAGTATCAAACGGATGTTCCTTAATTTAAATATTACTCGTTCCTTTTCTTTCAGAAACTTACGAGTGCATAGCTTACCTTCATACTCTGCGACAATATCCAGGGTATCAGTCGTGGTTTTGTGAGCCGAGGATACTCTGATCTCGGCTTGTAAACCCAGGGCTGAACAGTGCTTGACGATTGCATTGGTGTGATCTGCATCTCCTGGAGACGCCATTACAATCACAACCTTGGGAAAAGATCACTTATAATAGCCACAAATCAACAAAACGCGAAAACATAGAGGAAAAGAACCTATATGAACCTATAATATGATGTCATGAGCGGATCCAGGCACTTCGAATTTGGTGGGCGAAAGGGgggccagcgggccgattattgaaattgatagacaaagcgatggacaaagaaaacatagagagcaagaagcgatcctattggttaaaacgggtggctctcatagactaagggagaaaattatggactgactgtcgggtctctcatgggttgccgttagttagtctattacctacctcctttgtcccttgcaaccacccgcttccaccaataggatccctccatatttcttttgtcttttttgactatagctttgtctataaatatCAAGAATCGACCCGCAGGGAGCTGcccccttaaaaatttcgaaattttacagCATCTGGTAAGCAGTTTAAATCATTTCCGTCCTGAATATTAtcaaatataagcgtccttcctATTTCTTCGccccgttccttccttctttctctcttctctatttcttcctcctatttttgagcgaaaaggggggggggagcataaCCCCCTACGCCCCTCCCTTTGAACCCGCCGATACATTATGTTAAACTTAAAAGCTGTGTAGGATTGCGTATCACAGACCAGATTACCTTAGTGTCCTATTATTTTACCGTCGCCTCCTTGGTAGATtcctctttcaaaattcaaatgggtcagttgcggtggtcacagaatcgtgttttgatgctttaatcTTGCATATCAACTGAAAATAAGAAGATCGGTCCaagcagcaactttctacgttgaatattaaccgagatatcgcgccttgaaaaactcgatttatgacgtcatccaccgcggtaccACATAGCATAtcatgcactaccgcggtggatgacgtcaaaaacccatcatttcaaaggacgatatctcggttaatattcaacgtagaaagttgcagtttggacaaatcttcttatttttagctactcTAAAAGAATCAagcgtcaaaacacgattctggaccagcgcaactgacccacttTAGACTAGGTTACAAACGTACATCGGTGCGCCTAAGGGAGCATTTCATTGTTCCTTTTTGACTCATAACTCGGAGACATTTCGACCTTTTACCTTGAtagttttaaaaagagcaaCACACCTTCGACGGAGTTCCTGCTACTATGAGGTCCAGTTGGTCTGATAtccatctgaaatttttaatgacGGTGGCTAAATCATCAGCAGTGACATTGTTGAGGTTCCGGTAAACTTGCTTGTCTTTCATCAGCCTCCTGTCTCCAGATGGCCACAATCGCCATGAGTCGCTGTCGATAACATCGGCGAGGACTATTTCACCTTCACATCgttgaaaaagacaaaaattataacAGATAACAAAAATGTGCAATACTACAAAGCAAAATGTGTAGCAAAAAGTAACTAaagaaaaattgtgataaaCTTAAGAGACTCAGGTAGTGTATCGAAAGATATCtaacattaattttaaaaattgttaaaagcaaACTATATGCAACCCTCATTACAGGAGGGAAAGAACGAGactaaatgtaatttttactatttttactGATATATTTACCAAACATTATTGTGCTTTTAATAATGCatttatcggaaaaatcacaatgtcgcgataaaaatcagtgatgGTTTACTTTATCATCACAATACACAATTAAGTCTAGGTGTTAGTGAGACAATCAAAGCTTCACATAGTGCCGCAAGCGACGGATACTAAACGGATTTCATTTTTCGCCTATGTGAATGTAACTATtagggctccatggatgtccgtgttgcatacgcacaaaagtgaaggcgttttgactttggaCGCCAACCGCCTCACCAGCGGCCTTCATTGGGCAATGAGAGAAGTCGGGCAAAATGTGGAAACATTAAATGATCATATCGATGTTATTGGAGTGTACGGGTTTTAGAAATaggtttcattaattttctcgtgaaattttcttccgattataggacatttcgtcaacgatgttttgtccgcgcacctgttttttccagtaatttacgtccacgcatTTTTTCGGCACgagagttttggtccacgtgccagttgagacccaaagttaattggcctacatgtaaatacaaacgacaattgctcacgacgtttttggaagaaaatgtgaaatgtcttggaagaatgagggtttgcttgtttttttgttttgtctgtttggtccaacggggaataatatatagttgagagttttggtaaaaatgggggagcgtcaattccatgagacaaaattcactaaaactctacACCTCGAAttacaggacttaattatctttcaagattttcccaccttgttatacctgaaccagataaacctctatatttgcctcagctaaaggctcttagatttttccagtgtacgataagtaggtatcttgatttatttttcgaggaaagatctgtacttttaaaggatacctgtcattcttaatacgttcaatttcgtttaatactgtgcaacacctctgttgtgaaatagttgctccaggcgtcgccgcacggcgggcgggcggccagcgcggaacgcgctttggcgcctacaaacctaagtggatacttcaagcattgtgcaatgcgtgaagtatccacttaggtttgtaggcgccagtgagtctctcgcgctggcagcacgccgctccgctttcttaggctttaatatttatactcgcgtAGTCAGccttttttaactcatgattttgaaatgtttgcacactctgcattgattattctcatttaaattgatgggaaaaaaatatgtatcaatttatcaaaggagaataatataatgtgtgtgttttaaatattggtggttccgtgtcaaatttaatgatttccaaagcactttaattttttcttttacattttgtgcttttattgtgctgcagcgaggtgtacgcgcaaccaaacgctcaaaatttgacgtatttgactctaaaagatcgatgtacaaatgggttaaaactaaatattgcatgcttcttggttttttcccctctttaattcatttttgcattttctgtcGGCACAtctgcggcttattgagattaatgtcgcttggaaaaggttttacaaatatttgtcacgttttaaaaatataaatgttttcaaaatgaagtaataatttcgtaaagaaaaaattaaaaaaattaaaaaaaaaagtgcctatacacatataaggtatattgtacatcgaatattttaaggatagaaataaaaccaaatattcaccaatgacaatttaaaaagatgattcaaaaggagaaagtaataaaatttcattcagaaaatgaacaaccataacaatacctccttctctctcaatttctcatttccatattgtcaatataattttacataccgactaaaatatgaagcttgaaccaagtcaccgttgcttatttaacgtgtgggcgtaaactactggacaaaaaaggtgcgcggacaaaaaatcgttgacaaaatgtcctgaaaccatccTTCCAGAGGCACCCATGTGAAGAAATTACCATCAAGATTTacagttttagttgaaaatttcatgtccaacctttcTGAAAGGCTCGTTTCGTTGTGCGACGGGCTTCATTACGAAGACTGGCGAGAGTCAAGATATATATGTCGAAGgaaattagtcaaatcaggcattttgtctaATGCCTCGGCAAATAGTCGAACATTCTTACcgagattgaaattttgattcttcacCCTAATTTTAGATAAGTTTTTGCTCCTGTATGaaagaattttctgtaaaaatatgcagcatacaatagaATTTTAAACGAatttaagatcctgaatgcacaCTTATCATAAAAGTTTCAGCATGTAATataacatagaatttttaaaattttaacacttAAAAGTACTAAAGGCGTGTGAAAAGGCAAGAGCCAGGAGAACTGGCGGATTTGAAGGGTTATTCCCCCCAAAATATCGAAAACTCGTGAACTCCGctccataaatttacagaattccgtaaactgtcagAATTTGACAACCGGCcaaggcatttgataaaatgcctgatttgactagcTGCCTTCGACATATAGATGAAAGACTATTTAATGGTAAGATGAGGGCGAGTGACATTATTATtcggcaaaaaatcgaaaaaaagaaatggttACAAGATGAACGTACCATTTTGATCAACACCGAATTCGATTTTCATATCAATGAGAGTGCAGTCTCGGGTCGCCCACGCTTTTTCGAGTACTTCAAAGATAGTAATCGATGTTCGTTTCATAATTTCAACTTCACCTTTCCCAATGGTCAATCCGTTAAATTTGAAATTAGCTGAGACTATTTGGTGATGAGGCCAGAATGGATCATGATTCGCATCGTCCTGTAAACCAAAATGTTCCCATCGGGTTAGTTGAATGCTGGTCCCCGAAACCAATGGCGATAGTTTCACAGTTTCTATCATTTcacaaatggagaatttgcacacaacaattttattgcttcatctaagagtgcctaatgagctgagttcgcagtgtttttcataatttttttctgatatgggaaatcggagaaaaatagagtaaaaagtgaaaaaatttgcCACCTTGTGATATCATCGGCATTTTCCagttaaacatgtattttagcaggttacgctattttgtcatattttctccaataattgtccaatttagataCTAAGGATATCCTCGTAGGTACTTAGTTTTCCTGGCAGTATCATTTCAAAGATAAAATACACacaatttaagacacctgcaaattctcttctACATTACAACTTCGGGAAGGGATTACAACGATCGGCCACTACAAAATACACGACGAAAATTGCTGCGGGTTAGGCATATctaaatgctttaaaatttctaaaaattacaaCCTCTAAATCTTGTATGTTAAAGCGCGGTATAGCAAATCATTTTAATCCTCTGTAAGAGtctattttaaaaatcataCATCTGAATTTTACTTGAAGTTAGAGAAAATTTACCTTCTCATGCCGTTATTTTGAAGGCCTCCTCAAACCTCCCTTGTATCTCAATTTAAACCATTTGAGGGGcgagtcgattgttgaatcgatatcgaatagACTTGATCGATAAATTTCTATTTTGGCAATGCTGTCTATcaatcaaggtcattcgataacgattcagcAATCCAaggcagcgggctgattgttgaaattgataaacaaagctatagacaaagaagacaaaaagggatatggagggatcataTTGGTGGAACCGGATGGCTGCAATGGGCAAAGGAGttgagtaatagactaactaacggcgaccCACGAAAGGCTCtgtagttagtctatcattttctctcttagtccgtaagaaccactcatttcaaacaataggatcgctccattttttctgtatcttctttgtctatggctttgtctatcagtttcaataatcagcccgcaaaaGGTGTTATATGTACGATTGTGAATACTGCCCCGCGCATTGTGACATTTTGAGATGCATAATATGATTCATTTCTCACACGCATATTATACTGCAGTATTAGCGATGCACCAAGTTCTGCTAAAATACTTTATGTTTTCCTGACCACCGTTGCCATAGGGTTTG
This window encodes:
- the Paics gene encoding bifunctional phosphoribosylaminoimidazole carboxylase/phosphoribosylaminoimidazole succinocarboxamide synthetase, whose translation is MAKEYTPGKLVIEGKTKQVFDVVNNPNYAILKSKDRITAGDGAKAHDLAGKAEVSTSTTCKVFQLLNTFGIKTAFVKQLDSVSMLAKKCEMIPIEWVTRRVATGSYIRRFPGVQDGHKFTPPLQETFFKDDANHDPFWPHHQIVSANFKFNGLTIGKGEVEIMKRTSITIFEVLEKAWATRDCTLIDMKIEFGVDQNGEIVLADVIDSDSWRLWPSGDRRLMKDKQVYRNLNNVTADDLATVIKNFRWISDQLDLIVAGTPSKVVIVMASPGDADHTNAIVKHCSALGLQAEIRVSSAHKTTTDTLDIVAEYEGSSEPVVFIAVAGRSNGLGPVIAGNTVMPVINCPPLSSGEASHDIWSSLNTPSGLGCTTVRYPEAAAQAAASIHALSNHAIWSRLRVKQLSNFIKLKQVDKESRNQS